A window of the Chloroflexota bacterium genome harbors these coding sequences:
- a CDS encoding aldehyde ferredoxin oxidoreductase has product MWILRLNMADLSYRLEEVPAKYQQLGGRGLTSTIVHDEVPPLCHPLGPNNKLVFAPGIVTGTVAPTSARVSVGAKSPLTGGIKESNAGTSWAQHIANMQIKAIVVEGQGKGYHLAHITWDEKASKPKVEFMPANEYAGKDLYEIFPKLYAKFGDKVSIAGTGNAGEFGYGNSGVVFNDMAGRPSRYSGRGGMGAVMASRGLKFIIADPKGAPGVVIKDKALFDEGRKKLIDALRTHDITKPKGGLNTYGTAVLINILNEAGGLPTRNFSSGRFEGAAKIAGEAIFEGNKKRLGKELYNHACSPGCIIQCSNTWHKADGSEHVSCVEYESDWSLGANCGIDDLDDIAELVRLCNAYGLDTIETGTTLAVAMEAGVIKFGDGKGAINLVHEMGKGTPMGRILGGGTAFAGKAFGLTRVPVVKGQSMPAYEPRAVKGIGITYATTTMGADHTAGYTIAPEILGVSGKQDPLSPEGKAALSRAFQATTAFIDSTGHCLFIAFAILDIASGFEGMMQECNGVLGTNWKSEDAAKLGAEILKKERAFNEAAGIPKEADRVPEFMKYEPLPPHNQVFDVPDEALDSVFGEL; this is encoded by the coding sequence ATGTGGATCCTTCGGTTGAACATGGCAGACCTGTCCTATCGCCTTGAGGAGGTCCCCGCCAAGTACCAGCAACTGGGCGGGCGCGGGTTGACCTCCACCATCGTGCACGACGAAGTTCCCCCGCTGTGCCATCCCCTGGGCCCGAACAACAAACTGGTCTTCGCCCCGGGCATCGTAACCGGCACCGTCGCGCCCACGTCGGCCCGCGTGTCCGTCGGGGCCAAGTCGCCCCTCACCGGCGGCATCAAGGAGTCCAACGCCGGCACGTCCTGGGCGCAGCACATCGCCAACATGCAGATCAAAGCCATCGTCGTAGAGGGCCAGGGCAAAGGCTACCACTTGGCCCACATCACCTGGGACGAGAAGGCCAGCAAGCCCAAGGTGGAATTCATGCCCGCCAACGAGTACGCCGGTAAAGACCTATACGAGATCTTCCCCAAATTGTACGCCAAGTTCGGCGACAAGGTCTCCATCGCCGGCACCGGCAATGCGGGCGAGTTCGGCTACGGCAACTCCGGCGTCGTGTTCAACGACATGGCGGGACGGCCCAGCCGCTACTCGGGGCGCGGCGGCATGGGCGCAGTCATGGCCAGCCGCGGCCTCAAGTTCATCATCGCCGACCCCAAGGGTGCCCCCGGCGTGGTCATCAAGGACAAGGCGCTCTTTGACGAGGGCCGCAAGAAACTCATTGACGCCCTCCGCACCCACGACATCACCAAGCCCAAGGGCGGCCTCAACACCTACGGCACCGCCGTCCTCATCAACATCCTGAACGAGGCAGGCGGCCTGCCAACCCGCAACTTCTCCAGCGGCCGCTTTGAAGGCGCGGCCAAAATCGCCGGCGAGGCCATCTTTGAGGGCAACAAGAAACGCCTCGGCAAAGAACTTTACAACCATGCCTGCAGCCCCGGCTGCATCATCCAGTGCTCCAACACCTGGCACAAGGCCGATGGCAGCGAGCACGTCTCCTGCGTGGAATACGAGTCCGACTGGTCGCTGGGCGCGAACTGCGGCATTGATGATCTTGACGACATCGCGGAACTGGTACGCCTGTGCAATGCCTACGGCCTGGACACCATTGAGACCGGCACCACCCTGGCCGTGGCCATGGAGGCGGGCGTCATCAAGTTCGGCGACGGCAAGGGCGCCATCAACCTGGTGCACGAGATGGGCAAGGGCACGCCCATGGGCCGCATTCTGGGCGGCGGCACCGCGTTCGCCGGCAAGGCCTTCGGCCTGACCCGCGTGCCCGTGGTCAAGGGCCAGTCCATGCCCGCCTACGAGCCGCGCGCGGTCAAGGGCATCGGCATCACCTACGCCACGACCACCATGGGCGCCGACCACACCGCCGGCTACACCATCGCCCCCGAAATCCTGGGCGTCAGCGGCAAGCAGGACCCGCTCAGCCCCGAGGGCAAGGCCGCGCTGAGCCGCGCCTTCCAGGCCACCACCGCCTTCATTGACTCCACAGGCCACTGCCTCTTCATCGCCTTCGCCATCCTGGACATCGCCAGCGGGTTTGAGGGCATGATGCAGGAGTGCAACGGCGTCCTGGGCACCAACTGGAAGTCCGAGGACGCGGCTAAATTGGGCGCCGAAATCCTCAAGAAGGAGCGCGCGTTCAACGAGGCTGCCGGCATCCCGAAAGAAGCCGACCGGGTGCCCGAGTTCATGAAGTACGAGCCGCTCCCGCCGCACAATCAGGTCTTTGATGTGCCGGACGAG